CATGAAGATGTTTTGTACTTAACATTATGTTTTATCAGTGTCAATTTGGGTGTGCTATTTTATTGTCGTGACATTATAATAGCTTTATTGATGTATTGCAACTTGCAAGGTGTAGTTTGATTAAAtctttttgaatattgtttgcAGAAATTTTGCTTATCAATTATGCATGCAGAAATTTTGAAGATAGTATTGGTGCTGAAGATGAACATTCAATGAATAAAATCAACACCCAAAAGATCAATATTAAAAAGGAAGATTGCTCGGTTTAATGTTTATTAAACAAGTTCGGTTCAATTCATTTTTATCTAGGTAGTAATTATTTTGGAATTTATAAAGCTATATGATCATGATTTTGTGTTAATTAAGCTATATGATAGTTGCTAATTTAATATTGATTTTGTTGATTTTGTTTTGATTTGCTGCAGTTCTTGGAAAGATTTTTTTATGGATTTTGCAAGGAGGTGTAATTCGATGGTTTCTAAATCAGTTGTTGAAGATGGATTCGGATTAAGATTTGTGAAGCGTACTAGAAGTTTTGGAAGGAAACGGATTCTAGTTTCCGATTTTGAATTTCCTATTGATCATGATTCTCAAGTAAAAACTCCGTCGAAGAAGAAAAGATTCTGCGATTGTGAGCCGGAGAAATCTCCGATTGAGAGCTTACCTCAAGATATTCTGGTTAGTTTTAGTTTCTGTTTATAGGATCTCTCAATCTCATAACTCAATTTTTGTTGAGCAGTCATTGATATGGATTTTCCGATTCCGATTTTGGATTTTCAGATTAGGATTCTTTGTGGTGTGGATCATGATGATTTGAAGCAGCTTTTCCATGTTTCAACAGTGGTCAGAGAAGCTGTAAGTTTATAAAAAGTTAAAAACGAGTTAATTGATTAACTGATTTCTTCGATTGAAGACTGATTTGCggcttttttttatgaaattgacAGGCGTTGGTTGCTGAGAAACTACATTTCGCTTACAGTACACCGACGAAGGCGAAGACTCGTGGTTTTCGGACTCCGATTGAGTTCGGAGAAGATGAGATTGAAGCACCAAATGCTCCTAGAATTGATAGGAAATCCAATTCTAGATTGAATGGGAAGAAACTTGCTGAATTATCAGTACAGTTATTTGCTAGTCCTAAGAAAGGACTGTTTATGGAGAGTTGATGTGAAAGCAGCTGTAAATTATTGTAAATAGGCGGAGGAGGAGACTATGTCATTTTCGGTTGCATTTCCAGCCACCGGTCCGGGTGGTTAAAGCGGCACTCTCGATCAGGTACTTCCTTCATTGGTTCCGGTCAGGGACGGAGGATTCCGGGGAGTACATGGCGGTATATAAAAACACCCAAAAAGAATTAATTTAGCGCCCTTAAATTATGAATAGCGAATTCTGGATACGTCACTGGTTATGGCAGAGAAATTCTTTATAGGCCAATTTTcattgttcaattttttccaTTGAAAAAAGAGGATTGGTTAGTTTATAATTTTGTGAATGTAATTTATGTTTAGGAAGgtagattttatattttatttattttgcaggGCAATCTGATATTTGCCCTTCTGATCGGATAAACCAACAAGTGTAAATGCTTTGTGGTTGatttataaaatgaaaaacattCAGAAAGTTTCTTgatttgtgtattttttttcttaatttaagaaaaaaaataacatttattcTGTCTCTTGCTCTGTTATTGGTATGTTTGCTAAGTACTAATTCGTTTTTAGCTGCTGCTTTTTCTGATTTAGAACAATAGAAAATAACATAACTGTCTCAATTCCCAGGTTGAAgttataaaatagaataaatCAGTGATCTCTCAGTagatttctatatatatatatatatatatcttcatAAAATGGATACGAAATGTAAAAACGCTACTAAAGAGATGTATGTCGTGTAACATATTACATATCTACAGTCATCGAAGTGGGGGCAATGGAAGAACGTTACTAACGTAATAAATGGAGGAACGTTACTAACGTACACTATTACATACCGTCATTTATTGGAGTAGGGACGGTGGTAGATCTAGAGACAGCCATTGCTAAAAGGGCATTTTGTCCTTATTATTTGTTTCGTTAAtttttgaacttgcttaaagtgaaaCATTCTCGAATTTGCTCATTATATATCTACTGTCATTTATTGGAGTAGGGATAGTGGTAGATCTAGGGCCAACCATTGCGAAAAGGGCATTTCGCCCTTCTTAGTATGTGTTTCGTTAGTTCTCGAACTTGTTCAAAGTGAAACATCCACGAATTtgctcattatatatctaacgTCATTTATTGGAGTAGGGACGGTGGTAGATCTAGGGGCAGACATTGCTAAATGGGCATTTCACCCTTCTTACTATGTGTTTCGTTAGTTCtccaacttgcttaaagtgaaaTATTCCCGAATTTGCGCAAAGTGATATATTAGATATCTCAGTTTGTCTAAATTGTTCTATAGACCCTATATTGTTGTCTAAACTTTGTTTAAGTTGTAAAAAGAATCAGTAAGATTTATAGTTCAGAGCACTGCAGATTTTTCAAACAGTAAACAATAGTTCAACCAAACAGGTCCGTACaaaggggtgtttggttgctcattttcttctttttgtttatGTCTTAACTTTAAAATGGAGAAATGATTAGAGAATTCCTGTTTGTAAAAATAGAGAATTTTGTAGATTTTTCATACAGGAAACAAGTTCAACCAAACAGGTCCCTACAAGAGAATTCACATATTGTTTCATTTATGATGATTCTAACCACTCTATTTATtgaaaaattagttttttcaaaCAGAAAACAACAATTCAACCAAACAGGTCCCTAAAAGAGAATTCACATATTGTTTCACCTATGATAATTCTAACCACTCTAAGCAGATTTTTCAAACAGAAAACAACAGTTCAACCAAACAGGCCCCTACAAGAGAATTTACATATTGTTTCAACTATGATGATTCTAACTACATTAGTAGGGGTATCAGAACATTTTTTTTACCGTTGAGTCTACCGTCATAGTAATTTGGTTAATTTTCTTTGATTAGTATATTTGGTGCTGAATTTAAGAAAAAACAGTTATTTGTTAGTCTAATATGGATAGAAGTAGGTATGTTTGACAGAGTAATTCTTTTTAATCTACCTGTTTTGTGGGTCAGATTTAGAACAATAGACACATAATAATGATAACATGGACGCatatgatgaatgatttatcATAACATGGAAgctatatttaatttaatttattaagaTCGACAAAGAGTCATAGTGTCTCCATTTACACTAGCAGATCTGCAGTATTGGTCCCTCCTTTAATCTCACTTAACAATTTAATTAATCACTTAAttatcttttcttcttctttaagcAAAACGCATCCTAGGCAAGCATTTACAACTTTTCTGTTTTACTTCCGTCGCGATTGTGCTCCACATTCCGTTAAAAACGTGTAAAGAGTGTTTTGAGCTGCTGACACATCAGAGTGTAAAAATAACTAATAGTTTCATTGATTTGCGCGTGTTTAACGGGATGTTGAGCACACTCGCGATAAATTCGTCGATAGTTAATGATTAATGGCTCAATATGGTATTTAGGATCTTATGTGTAAAACTGTGAAAGTTGGATGACACCTTTCGTTAAAGATGCGTAATGAGATATTGATTTGGATTATCTTTGACGTAGTAGAGTATATAAATGACTAATTAAAATGACATTTTGCAGTGGGTTTGAAATCAATTTGATTCGGGACTGTTTTGATGATGACACGTTAACATTATTATTTACGTGATATTATCTGAACGGCCGCGGATCAATTGATCGAGGATCAGAACTTTTCCTAGTATATGATTAATAGCTCAATATGGTATAAAGGAATTTATGTATAATACTGTGCAAATTGAAGGACTCAGAATGAGTTTTGTCATTTGTTTTTATTATAAAGTCATAATGATACTATCTATGTTAATTTATAATGTAAGAAGATTGACGGATAAGTTTGTCTCTAAAGTGCAGCCGCCCCTTGTTCATTGGGGAAAATCAAGCCGGTTTGGTTCACATACTCTTTGcggttgctgtttgctgtttattGTTGCTTTTAGAAAAGTAG
The sequence above is drawn from the Euphorbia lathyris chromosome 6, ddEupLath1.1, whole genome shotgun sequence genome and encodes:
- the LOC136234272 gene encoding F-box protein At1g61340-like — encoded protein: MDFARRCNSMVSKSVVEDGFGLRFVKRTRSFGRKRILVSDFEFPIDHDSQVKTPSKKKRFCDCEPEKSPIESLPQDILIRILCGVDHDDLKQLFHVSTVVREAALVAEKLHFAYSTPTKAKTRGFRTPIEFGEDEIEAPNAPRIDRKSNSRLNGKKLAELSVQLFASPKKGLFMES